The Dioscorea cayenensis subsp. rotundata cultivar TDr96_F1 chromosome 19, TDr96_F1_v2_PseudoChromosome.rev07_lg8_w22 25.fasta, whole genome shotgun sequence genome includes a window with the following:
- the LOC120249645 gene encoding exocyst complex component EXO70E2-like isoform X2, with translation MRKSFDLKAEYLSDEMMMIISDLETHCSNLSLAEDKGIGVIEKRLDVLQEKIVAWDSDQSMIWDRDPEEASEYLTVVDEVRQVVESLGSLHAKVRDDDCNELVRRAHSSLQMAMARLEEEFVHLLVQYQQPVEPDHVSFRSTEDDPVDDLSCSSFDEEPIVGKIRSEISLHSEEFVIDLVHPTAVFDLKCIARMMLMSGYDKECCQAYINVRKEALDECLLFLRIEKWSIEEVLQMDWSLLNSKIKRWNRAMKVFIRVYLNSERRLCDLVLGDHSLSGRDSCFVETTKGSIFQMLNFGEAVSIGSPKPEKLFRILDMYEGLSHLIPDVESLFSEELGSSILTECQEVLSRLGECIRLILTEFKNAIRSNTSTNAFAGGGIHPLTKYVMNYIKALADYSETLDLLLEDQDDNDLSESSKAILGSLEKSTPVVHYLLSITSIVESNLEGRSMLYRDGALQHIFLMNNIFYMVQKVKDSELQKFLGEEWIKEHSKTYRHHSISYERTSWNPVLLFLKDEGICNPGSNSPSKTVLKERFKNFNLVFEEVYKSQTSWVIPNSQLRVELRISISLKVLQAYRTFMGRYSSHLDSVRQKDKYIKYSPDDLEEFLLDLFEGSAKSLHSFRRRIISIHNKDQ, from the exons ATGAGGAAAAGCTTCGATCTT AAAGCTGAGTACCTTTCTGATgaaatgatgatgatcatcTCTGATCTGGAGACTCACTGTTCCAACTTGAGCCTTGCTGAAGATAAAGGAATCGGTGTCATTGAGAAGAGGTTGGATGTTCTGCAGGAAAAGATTGTGGCTTGGGACTCTGATCAGTCCATGATATGGGACCGTGATCCAGAGGAGGCTTCCGAGTATTTAACTGTTGTCGATGAAGTTAGACAAGTTGTTGAGAGTCTTGGGAGCTTGCATGCCAAAGTCAGGGATGACGACTGTAATGAGCTTGTACGCCGAGCTCATAGCAGTCTTCAAATGGCCATGGCGAGGCTTGAGGAGGAGTTTGTCCACCTTCTTGTTCAGTATCAGCAACCTGTGGAGCCTGATCACGTGTCTTTTCGTTCCACGGAAGATGATCCAGTGGATGATTTGTCATGCAGTTCATTTGATGAGGAGCCGATTGTTGGCAAGATCCGGAGTGAGATCAGTCTTCATTCAGAGGAATTTGTGATTGATTTGGTCCATCCCACTGCTGTATTTGACCTTAAGTGCATCGCCAGGATGATGCTGATGTCTGGCTATGATAAGGAGTGTTGCCAAGCATACATCAATGTTAGAAAAGAAGCATTGGATGAGTGCCTTTTGTTTCTTCGTATTGAGAAATGGAGCATTGAAGAAGTTCTACAGATGGATTGGAGTCTCTTAAATAGCAAGATCAAGAGGTGGAACCGAGCCATGAAAGTTTTCATTCGTGTGTATCTTAACAGTGAAAGACGTCTCTGTGACCTTGTTCTTGGAGATCACTCCTTGTCTGGGAGGGATTCTTGTTTTGTTGAAACCACAAAAGGCTCAATCTTCCAGATGCTGAATTTCGGTGAAGCAGTATCAATAGGAAGTCCAAAGCCTGAAAAGCTATTCCGGATACTCGACATGTATGAGGGCTTGTCTCATCTTATTCCGGATGTAGAGTCTTTATTCTCAGAAGAACTTGGTTCTTCCATCTTGACTGAATGTCAGGAGGTTTTGTCAAGATTGGGTGAATGTATAAGGCTGATTTTGACCGAGTTCAAGAATGCCATTCGAAGCAACACATCAACTAATGCATTTGCTGGAGGTGGAATCCATCCTCTCACAAAGTATGTGATGAATTACATCAAGGCCCTCGCAGATTATAGTGAGACCCTTGATTTACTTCTTGAGGATCAAGATGACAATGACTTGAGTGAGTCGTCAAAAGCAATATTGGGTTCTCTTGAGAAATCAACTCCAGTGGTTCATTATCTCCTATCAATCACATCTATTGTTGAATCCAACCTTGAAGGCAGATCAATGTTATACAGGGATGGTGCATTGCAACACATATTCTTGATGAATAACATATTTTACATGGTTCAAAAGGTGAAGGATTCCGAACTTCAAAAGTTCCTTGGAGAAGAATGGATCAAGGAGCACAGTAAGACATACAGGCACCATTCCATTAGTTATGAGAGGACTTCATGGAATCCAGTGCTGTTGTTCTTGAAGGATGAAGGGATCTGCAATCCAGGTTCGAACTCACCTTCGAAGACTGTTCTTAAGGAGAGGTTCAAAAACTTCAACCTCGTCTTCGAAGAAGTGTACAAGAGCCAGACATCATGGGTGATTCCAAATTCCCAGCTTCGTGTTGAATTGAGGATCTCGATATCTCTTAAAGTGCTACAAGCCTATCGAACATTCATGGGGAGGTATTCCAGCCATCTGGACAGTGTGAGACAAAAGGACAAATACATCAAGTACTCCCCAGATGATTTGGAGGAATTCCTGCTCGATCTCTTCGAGGGCTCTGCGAAATCACTGCATTCCTTTCGGAGGAG
- the LOC120250415 gene encoding uncharacterized protein LOC120250415, giving the protein MAEEHSPSMAKQTPPMNPNPKQIKSITPVHLQVPKQSEFPERYMSPTDMIISPVSKGLLVRNQKKGLGSSHGIKTSMVSALKP; this is encoded by the exons ATGGCTGAAGAACACTCTCCATCAATGGCTAAACAAACCCCACCAATGAATCCAAATCCCAAACAGATAAAGAGCATCACACCTGTTCATCTTCAAGTTCCCAAGCAATCAGAATTCCCTGAAAG GTACATGAGTCCCACTGATATGATCATCTCCCCTGTCTCAAAAGGTCTTCTTGTTAGAAACCAGAAAAAGGGACTTGGATCATCCCATGGGATCAAGACATCCATGGTGTCAGCTCTCAAACCTTAA
- the LOC120249645 gene encoding exocyst complex component EXO70E2-like isoform X1, producing MTGSLTMMDSMAKVVTDEAFLQKAEYLSDEMMMIISDLETHCSNLSLAEDKGIGVIEKRLDVLQEKIVAWDSDQSMIWDRDPEEASEYLTVVDEVRQVVESLGSLHAKVRDDDCNELVRRAHSSLQMAMARLEEEFVHLLVQYQQPVEPDHVSFRSTEDDPVDDLSCSSFDEEPIVGKIRSEISLHSEEFVIDLVHPTAVFDLKCIARMMLMSGYDKECCQAYINVRKEALDECLLFLRIEKWSIEEVLQMDWSLLNSKIKRWNRAMKVFIRVYLNSERRLCDLVLGDHSLSGRDSCFVETTKGSIFQMLNFGEAVSIGSPKPEKLFRILDMYEGLSHLIPDVESLFSEELGSSILTECQEVLSRLGECIRLILTEFKNAIRSNTSTNAFAGGGIHPLTKYVMNYIKALADYSETLDLLLEDQDDNDLSESSKAILGSLEKSTPVVHYLLSITSIVESNLEGRSMLYRDGALQHIFLMNNIFYMVQKVKDSELQKFLGEEWIKEHSKTYRHHSISYERTSWNPVLLFLKDEGICNPGSNSPSKTVLKERFKNFNLVFEEVYKSQTSWVIPNSQLRVELRISISLKVLQAYRTFMGRYSSHLDSVRQKDKYIKYSPDDLEEFLLDLFEGSAKSLHSFRRRIISIHNKDQ from the coding sequence ATGACAGGCTCATTGACCATGATGGATTCAATGGCCAAAGTTGTTACTGATGAAGCATTCTTGCAGAAAGCTGAGTACCTTTCTGATgaaatgatgatgatcatcTCTGATCTGGAGACTCACTGTTCCAACTTGAGCCTTGCTGAAGATAAAGGAATCGGTGTCATTGAGAAGAGGTTGGATGTTCTGCAGGAAAAGATTGTGGCTTGGGACTCTGATCAGTCCATGATATGGGACCGTGATCCAGAGGAGGCTTCCGAGTATTTAACTGTTGTCGATGAAGTTAGACAAGTTGTTGAGAGTCTTGGGAGCTTGCATGCCAAAGTCAGGGATGACGACTGTAATGAGCTTGTACGCCGAGCTCATAGCAGTCTTCAAATGGCCATGGCGAGGCTTGAGGAGGAGTTTGTCCACCTTCTTGTTCAGTATCAGCAACCTGTGGAGCCTGATCACGTGTCTTTTCGTTCCACGGAAGATGATCCAGTGGATGATTTGTCATGCAGTTCATTTGATGAGGAGCCGATTGTTGGCAAGATCCGGAGTGAGATCAGTCTTCATTCAGAGGAATTTGTGATTGATTTGGTCCATCCCACTGCTGTATTTGACCTTAAGTGCATCGCCAGGATGATGCTGATGTCTGGCTATGATAAGGAGTGTTGCCAAGCATACATCAATGTTAGAAAAGAAGCATTGGATGAGTGCCTTTTGTTTCTTCGTATTGAGAAATGGAGCATTGAAGAAGTTCTACAGATGGATTGGAGTCTCTTAAATAGCAAGATCAAGAGGTGGAACCGAGCCATGAAAGTTTTCATTCGTGTGTATCTTAACAGTGAAAGACGTCTCTGTGACCTTGTTCTTGGAGATCACTCCTTGTCTGGGAGGGATTCTTGTTTTGTTGAAACCACAAAAGGCTCAATCTTCCAGATGCTGAATTTCGGTGAAGCAGTATCAATAGGAAGTCCAAAGCCTGAAAAGCTATTCCGGATACTCGACATGTATGAGGGCTTGTCTCATCTTATTCCGGATGTAGAGTCTTTATTCTCAGAAGAACTTGGTTCTTCCATCTTGACTGAATGTCAGGAGGTTTTGTCAAGATTGGGTGAATGTATAAGGCTGATTTTGACCGAGTTCAAGAATGCCATTCGAAGCAACACATCAACTAATGCATTTGCTGGAGGTGGAATCCATCCTCTCACAAAGTATGTGATGAATTACATCAAGGCCCTCGCAGATTATAGTGAGACCCTTGATTTACTTCTTGAGGATCAAGATGACAATGACTTGAGTGAGTCGTCAAAAGCAATATTGGGTTCTCTTGAGAAATCAACTCCAGTGGTTCATTATCTCCTATCAATCACATCTATTGTTGAATCCAACCTTGAAGGCAGATCAATGTTATACAGGGATGGTGCATTGCAACACATATTCTTGATGAATAACATATTTTACATGGTTCAAAAGGTGAAGGATTCCGAACTTCAAAAGTTCCTTGGAGAAGAATGGATCAAGGAGCACAGTAAGACATACAGGCACCATTCCATTAGTTATGAGAGGACTTCATGGAATCCAGTGCTGTTGTTCTTGAAGGATGAAGGGATCTGCAATCCAGGTTCGAACTCACCTTCGAAGACTGTTCTTAAGGAGAGGTTCAAAAACTTCAACCTCGTCTTCGAAGAAGTGTACAAGAGCCAGACATCATGGGTGATTCCAAATTCCCAGCTTCGTGTTGAATTGAGGATCTCGATATCTCTTAAAGTGCTACAAGCCTATCGAACATTCATGGGGAGGTATTCCAGCCATCTGGACAGTGTGAGACAAAAGGACAAATACATCAAGTACTCCCCAGATGATTTGGAGGAATTCCTGCTCGATCTCTTCGAGGGCTCTGCGAAATCACTGCATTCCTTTCGGAGGAG
- the LOC120283468 gene encoding ninja-family protein 3-like, with amino-acid sequence MAAEAVEEEMKRFSGRTHGYSRDLLQRLGSTSCYEEKEEFVRRDSDEIELSLGLSLGGCFGEERKEKGGLVRSSSIASMSMMGRELEFTVVKGIARASSLPAETEEELRKRKEIQSLKRLEAKRKRLERMTSRSMVGVGRDRSEESVDEELERSGVELGGNLPTALTRWPANGAGGLGPVSQRSIGSQGSCSSVVSELDTTAMQGLNSRCAHSIKPMPDGTNRKTGTVPATVGGKRINCNREGDDPMRRNVRTRNGLSEMEKSMMQEMPCVSTRGDGPDGRRIEGFLYKYRKGEDVRIVCICHGRFLTPAEFVKHAGGGDVAHPLRHIVVSQFPSVFL; translated from the exons ATGGCGGCAGAGGCAGTGGAGGAGGAGATGAAGAGGTTCTCAGGGAGAACACATGGATATTCTCGTGACCTCTTGCAGAGATTAGGGAGCACGAGTTGCTATGAAGAGAAGGAGGAGTTTGTGAGGAGGGATTCGGATGAGATTGAACTCAGTTTAGGGCTTTCTCTGGGTGGGTGTTTCGGTGAAGAGAGGAAGGAGAAGGGGGGGCTGGTGAGATCTTCGTCGATTGCGTCGATGTCGATGATGGGGAGGGAGTTGGAGTTCACGGTGGTGAAGGGGATTGCTAGGGCGAGCTCGTTGCCGGCGGAGACGGAGGAGGAGCtgaggaagaggaaggagatTCAGAGCTTGAAGAGGCTAGAGGCGAAGAGAAAGAGGTTGGAGAGGATGACCTCGAGATCGATGGTGGGGGTGGGGAGGGATAGGTCGGAGGAGAGTGTAGACGAGGAGTTGGAGAGATCTGGTGTGGAGCTCGGCGGCAACCTGCCGACGGCGTTGACAAGGTGGCCAGCGAACGGCGCCGGCGGGTTAGGGCCGGTGTCGCAGAGATCTATTGGGTCACAGGGGAGTTGCTCCTCCGTCGTCTCCGAGTTGGACACCACGGCGATGCAAG GTCTGAATTCAAGGTGTGCTCACAGCATTAAGCCAATGCCGGATGGTACGAATCGCAAGACAGGCACCGTCCCTGCCACGGTCGGAGGAAAACGGATCAACTGCAATAGAGAAGGAGATGATCCAATGCGGAGAAATGTAAGAACTCGAAATGGATTGAGTGAGATGGAGAAGAGCATGATGCAGGAAATGCCGTGTGTGTCGACCAGAGGAGATGGTCCTGATGGAAGAAGGATCGAAGGCTTCCTTTACAAGTATCGGAAAGGCGAAGATGTAAGAATTGTGTGTATCTGTCATGGTAGATTTTTGACACCGGCTGAGTTCGTTAAGCACGCCGGAGGTGGCGATGTTGCTCACCCTCTTCGACATATTGTTGTTAGTCAATTTCCATCTGTCTTCTTGTGA
- the LOC120250556 gene encoding exocyst complex component EXO70E2-like: protein MGDEYNELVHRAHSILQMAMARLEKEFVHLLVLYQQTLDPDHMSRFHSTEDYSMGDLSSCSSFEVHPIVGRMHSESSIEMDEFVIDLIHPSSVSDLKCVAEMMLKSNYDKECCKAYISVRKEALYKSFSVLCMERSSTDILQMDSGLFNSMIKRWNQAIKVFICVCLTNERSLCDLILGGYSPSARNSCFVEITKDIILKMLNFYGAVSTGSPKPEKLFRMLDMYEGLYNLIPELGSCVLTEC from the coding sequence ATGGGGGATGAGTATAATGAACTTGTACACCGAGCTCATAGCATTCTTCAAATGGCCATGGCAAGGCTTGAGAAGGAGTTTGTCCATCTTCTTGTTCTATATCAGCAAACTTTGGATCCTGATCACATGTCTAGATTCCATTCCACAGAGGACTATTCTATGGGTGATTTGAGCTCGTGCAGCTCTTTTGAGGTACACCCTATTGTTGGCAGGATGCATAGTGAGAGTAGTATTGAAATGGATgagtttgtgattgatttgattCATCCTAGCTCTGTATCTGATCTTAAGTGTGTTGCAGAAATGATGCTAAAGTCCAACTATGATAAGGAATGTTGCAAGGCTTACATCAGTGTTAGAAAAGAAGCATTGTATAAGTCCTTTTCGGTTCTTTGTATGGAGAGATCGAGTACTGATATTCTACAGATGGATTCGGGTCTCTTCAATAGCATGATCAAGAGGTGGAACCAAGCCATCAAAGTTTTTATATGTGTGTGTCTTACTAACGAAAGAAGCCTCTGTGACCTCATCCTTGGAGGCTACTCCCCATCAGCAAGGAATTCTTGTTTTGTGGAAATTACAAAagacataatcttgaaaatgcTGAACTTTTATGGTGCAGTATCAACTGGAAGTCCAAAGCCCGAGAAGTTGTTCCGGATGCTTGATATGTATGAGGGCTTGTACAATCTTATTCCAGAGCTTGGTTCTTGTGTCTTAACTGAATGTTGA
- the LOC120250557 gene encoding exocyst complex component EXO70E2-like — protein sequence MEFKNDIRSNKPTNVVAGGGIHPLTKYVMNYIKALIDYAETLDVLLQDLYVNDLSQESRAIVGSFQNSTPVICYLLSITSIFESNLEGFRTSLSSLEMNGSRSTVLLSIRNTMIWCTSRKTVLYESIKKFNLVFEEIYKSQTAWVIPSVQLRVELRISLSLNVLQYYRGLVRFSRYLDNVRQKDKYIKYSPEDLEEFLQDLFEGCPKSLRSLGRKKN from the exons ATGGAGTTCAAGAATGACATTAGAAGCAACAAACCAACTAATGTGGTTGCAGGAGGCGGAATCCACCCTTTGACAAAGTACGTGATGAATTATATTAAGGCCCTCATAGATTATGCTGAGACCCTCGATGTACTTCTTCAGGACCTATATGTCAATGACTTGAGTCAGGAATCAAGAGCAATAGTGGGTTCTTTCCAGAATTCTACTCCAGTGATTTGTTATCTCCTATCAATCACATCTATTTTTGAGTCCAACCTTGAAG GATTCAGAACTTCATTAAGTTCCTTGGAGATGAATGGATCAAGAAGTACAGTGCTGTTGTCAATAAGAAATACAATGATTTGGTGTACGAGTAGGAAGACTGTTCTTTATGAGAGCATCAAAAAGTTCAACCTTGTCTTCGAAGAAATTTACAAGAGCCAGACAGCTTGGGTGATACCAAGTGTTCAGCTTCGTGTGGAGCTGAGGATCTCGTTATCCCTTAATGTGCTACAATACTATCGAGGACTCGTGCGTTTTTCCCGCTATCTGGACAATGTGAGACAAAAGGACAAATACATCAAGTATTCCCCAGAAGATTTGGAGGAATTCCTGCAAGATCTCTTCGAGGGATGTCCGAAATCACTGCGTTCCCTtgggaggaaaaaaaattga